One window from the genome of Streptococcus parasanguinis encodes:
- the trhA gene encoding PAQR family membrane homeostasis protein TrhA: MNYTMKLSKKLSFGEEIANSVTHAVGALLMLILLPISAVYSFEQHGLLSAFGTSIFVVSLFLMFLSSTIYHAMSYDSPQKYVLRIIDHSMIYIAIAGSYTPVVLTLMNNWMGYSIILIQWGTTFFGILYKIFAKKVNEKFSLALYLIMGWLVIFIIPQIVSQTNPIFWGLMLMGGLCYTVGAGFYAKKKPYFHMIWHLFILAASALQYLAIVYFM, translated from the coding sequence ATGAATTATACCATGAAACTAAGTAAAAAATTATCTTTTGGTGAGGAGATCGCAAATAGTGTAACCCACGCTGTTGGAGCCCTCCTTATGCTCATCCTGCTTCCGATCTCAGCAGTCTACAGCTTTGAGCAGCACGGTCTTCTTAGCGCTTTTGGGACTTCTATTTTTGTCGTTAGCCTATTTTTGATGTTTCTGTCTTCGACTATCTACCATGCTATGTCTTATGATTCTCCTCAAAAGTATGTGCTTCGCATTATCGACCATTCCATGATCTACATTGCGATCGCAGGCAGTTACACGCCAGTTGTCCTTACCTTGATGAACAACTGGATGGGCTACAGCATTATTTTGATCCAATGGGGAACCACCTTCTTTGGTATTCTCTACAAAATCTTTGCCAAAAAAGTCAATGAAAAATTCAGTCTGGCTCTTTACTTGATCATGGGCTGGTTGGTCATCTTTATTATTCCCCAAATCGTTAGCCAAACCAATCCGATCTTCTGGGGTCTCATGCTCATGGGCGGTCTGTGCTACACGGTTGGAGCTGGCTTTTATGCTAAGAAAAAACCATACTTCCACATGATTTGGCACCTCTTCATCCTTGCAGCTTCTGCTCTTCAGTATTTAGCGATTGTATACTTTATGTAA